A DNA window from Thermodesulfatator atlanticus DSM 21156 contains the following coding sequences:
- a CDS encoding HDOD domain-containing protein, with the protein MAKNTARKLSGQESACQEGVIDMLALRAPQNKILEVKKLPTLPEVAYRLLDLLSGEPDISELEEVIKYDQAITAKILSVANSAYISSSKEIDTLERAIVLLGIKEVSEIAFSICVFSVFKPLKNVRTFDIKEFWLHAIATGITARIIAQAIEAENEDLFFTLGLLHDVGRLLSLHLFPEQFEEILKEQEQSQRELLLVELEAGLAHTWMGRWLLQRWGLPEKFITTARFHHNPYYKGKFLLEPAVIKIADTTVHNLGLAEVPGGQKGDVTPLLAKIGLSPGTYETILEHLVFVRETIQEGWAQVI; encoded by the coding sequence ATGGCAAAAAACACTGCCAGGAAATTAAGCGGTCAGGAAAGTGCCTGCCAAGAAGGGGTTATTGATATGCTAGCCCTGCGTGCTCCACAAAATAAGATCCTAGAAGTAAAAAAACTGCCCACCCTTCCGGAAGTTGCTTACCGCCTGTTAGATCTGCTTTCAGGCGAACCTGACATCTCAGAATTAGAAGAAGTCATAAAATATGACCAGGCCATCACTGCCAAGATCTTATCTGTGGCAAACTCAGCTTATATTAGTTCCTCAAAAGAGATAGATACCCTTGAGAGGGCCATTGTCCTTTTGGGGATCAAAGAAGTAAGTGAAATCGCCTTTAGTATTTGCGTCTTCAGCGTGTTTAAGCCCCTTAAAAACGTAAGAACCTTTGATATTAAAGAATTTTGGCTACATGCCATTGCCACTGGCATTACCGCTCGTATTATTGCGCAAGCTATTGAGGCTGAAAACGAAGATTTATTTTTCACTTTAGGGCTTCTTCATGACGTTGGCCGTCTGCTATCCCTTCATCTTTTTCCCGAACAATTCGAAGAAATTTTGAAAGAGCAAGAACAAAGCCAAAGGGAGCTGCTTTTGGTGGAGCTTGAAGCAGGGCTTGCCCATACCTGGATGGGGCGCTGGCTTTTGCAGCGCTGGGGGCTTCCAGAAAAATTCATCACCACCGCGCGTTTTCACCATAACCCTTATTACAAAGGAAAATTCCTGCTAGAACCCGCGGTGATAAAAATTGCCGATACCACTGTGCATAACCTTGGACTTGCCGAGGTCCCAGGCGGGCAAAAAGGTGACGTAACCCCGCTTTTAGCAAAAATCGGCTTAAGCCCAGGTACTTACGAAACAATCCTTGAGCATCTTGTTTTTGTGCGCGAAACAATCCAAGAAGGCTGGGCTCAGGTAATTTAG